Proteins encoded in a region of the Stieleria neptunia genome:
- a CDS encoding sigma-70 family RNA polymerase sigma factor → MPGSGFNEELVERLQSGEEHAFVELFSIHRERLKRMLEFRMDRRLRGREDASDILQEVYIDAHQRMRHYLRRPQLSFYVWLRQLTTQRLIDVHRRHLKAEMRDIKQEVGINRQLLAATSASMALQLASALASPSQLAMHAELVLQIEMALEGMDEIDREVIALRHFEELRNSEVAEVLGLKEAAASNRYMRALTRLREVLQEIPGFLDES, encoded by the coding sequence ATGCCGGGCAGCGGCTTCAACGAAGAGCTCGTCGAGCGTTTGCAGTCCGGCGAAGAGCATGCCTTTGTGGAGCTGTTTTCGATTCACCGAGAGCGTTTAAAACGGATGCTTGAGTTTAGAATGGACCGTCGTTTGCGAGGCCGCGAAGATGCGTCGGACATTTTGCAAGAGGTTTATATCGATGCCCATCAACGGATGCGGCATTACTTGCGGCGTCCGCAGTTGTCGTTTTATGTCTGGCTCCGCCAATTGACGACCCAGCGGCTGATCGACGTCCATCGCCGTCATTTGAAGGCGGAGATGCGAGATATCAAGCAAGAGGTCGGGATCAACCGGCAGTTGTTGGCGGCGACGTCGGCGTCGATGGCGTTGCAATTGGCGTCCGCCTTGGCTTCGCCGAGCCAGTTGGCGATGCATGCCGAGTTGGTTCTGCAGATCGAAATGGCTCTCGAGGGGATGGACGAAATCGACCGCGAGGTGATTGCCCTGCGGCACTTCGAAGAACTGCGCAACAGCGAAGTGGCCGAGGTGCTGGGGCTGAAGGAAGCGGCCGCCAGTAACCGTTACATGCGGGCGCTCACCCGGCTCCGCGAAGTGCTTCAAGAAATCCCCGGGTTCCTCGATGAATCATGA
- a CDS encoding sigma-54-dependent transcriptional regulator encodes MSDRDQPQRPEEEASSTDRATVLVVDDEPSICWAFERLLSDQGHTVKTASSAEEGLQLAATERPDLVLLDVRLPKEDGISALPKFIEASGGCPVIVMTAFGDLETAVAAVQRGASDYLVKPFRLDDARRVCQVALSTSKSRSAPAPVVRKDQRENRLVGSSPAMQQAFRQIALVAASDLSVLITGETGTGKELVGAAIHRHSHRAKEVYLPIAPVTLNEDLVESELFGHVKGAFTGADADRPGLFDRAEGGTVFLDEIGDLPIGVQVKLLRVLDQGEYLRVGDVHPRRCNVRVLAATNRDLHEAMRLGQFREDLYYRLSGLHIHLPPLRERLEDIAVLCRYFLSRLGNESAAESLSEALIEKLAGRPWYGNVRELSNAVEHAAVVARGRSLTIDDFPDPQLGREPSEPQRPEAALADAVAAWCKDRLDGDAAGDALTTLHADLIAAVEPTLLRLTLQSTAGSRAAAADRLGIHRGTLREKLRHYGISDVDAAGGT; translated from the coding sequence ATGAGTGATCGTGATCAACCGCAGCGTCCCGAGGAGGAGGCGTCGTCGACGGATCGCGCAACCGTCCTGGTCGTGGATGACGAACCTTCGATTTGCTGGGCGTTTGAGCGTCTGTTGTCCGACCAGGGGCACACCGTCAAGACGGCATCCTCGGCCGAAGAGGGACTTCAGCTTGCCGCGACCGAGCGCCCGGATCTTGTCCTGTTGGATGTGCGGTTGCCGAAGGAGGATGGGATTTCGGCGTTGCCCAAATTCATCGAGGCCAGCGGCGGTTGTCCGGTGATCGTGATGACGGCGTTCGGCGATCTGGAAACCGCGGTCGCGGCCGTTCAGCGCGGGGCCAGTGATTATCTGGTCAAACCGTTTCGGCTGGACGATGCCCGCCGTGTCTGTCAGGTCGCACTGTCAACGTCCAAGTCACGTTCGGCTCCCGCGCCGGTCGTGCGAAAAGATCAGCGAGAAAACCGTTTGGTCGGCAGCTCGCCGGCGATGCAGCAGGCGTTTCGGCAGATCGCCTTGGTCGCCGCCAGCGATCTGTCGGTCTTGATCACGGGGGAAACCGGGACCGGAAAAGAATTGGTCGGCGCGGCCATCCATCGGCACAGCCACCGTGCCAAAGAGGTGTATCTGCCGATCGCGCCGGTGACGTTGAATGAAGACTTGGTCGAAAGCGAGTTATTCGGTCACGTCAAAGGCGCCTTTACCGGCGCCGATGCCGATCGGCCGGGGCTGTTCGATCGCGCCGAAGGAGGCACGGTGTTCTTGGATGAAATCGGTGATCTGCCGATCGGGGTGCAAGTCAAGTTGTTGCGGGTGTTGGATCAAGGTGAATACTTGAGGGTGGGGGACGTTCATCCGCGGCGGTGTAACGTTCGGGTTCTGGCCGCGACCAACCGAGACCTTCACGAAGCGATGCGATTGGGGCAGTTTCGCGAGGACCTTTATTATCGTCTGAGCGGGCTGCACATCCATCTGCCTCCGCTGCGTGAACGATTGGAAGACATCGCGGTGCTGTGCCGCTATTTTTTGTCACGACTGGGCAACGAATCGGCAGCGGAATCTTTGTCCGAGGCATTGATCGAGAAACTTGCCGGACGGCCCTGGTATGGCAATGTTCGCGAATTGAGTAATGCCGTGGAGCACGCCGCCGTCGTGGCGCGTGGCCGTTCACTGACGATCGACGATTTTCCGGACCCACAACTCGGTCGCGAGCCGAGCGAGCCGCAGAGGCCCGAAGCCGCATTGGCCGATGCCGTGGCGGCGTGGTGCAAGGACCGGCTAGACGGGGACGCGGCAGGGGACGCGCTGACAACCCTGCACGCCGACTTGATTGCCGCGGTCGAACCCACGCTGCTTCGTTTGACGCTGCAGTCGACCGCAGGCAGTCGTGCCGCGGCGGCAGACCGGCTGGGCATTCATCGTGGCACGCTGCGGGAAAAGCTACGTCACTATGGGATCAGCGACGTCGATGCGGCCGGTGGGACGTGA
- a CDS encoding Hpt domain-containing protein yields MPKFYARLPIRIRLPLTLVCLLTATVLLADWIGLLPDSRKQLARGRVSFCESLAAAGTAMVADGDSRSFESVVTALVERNRSLRSVRLIDPDGNTTFQTAGHPHDWSPLPQDRDSNFTIPIFRFGKPWGNLQLAFTDPAAELAASRYGVWGLLAFLIPISLLQYAWLLETMPPSPTPAAGPPAADREPPTCNADGAGERPTPLSTASRSTAPLVPEVSAPGDDRSSDDTLKDYRSSDDTLRVGHLERRGPEVPPSGPPIHTTLPIDDEEMRCIVVNFVDRLDGRLSGMQDALDHADFQTLRSEAHWLKGSGGTVGFGDFTIPARELEHAAKDQDSQTALDILQQIHSIRSRIVPPAPPSEHPEPSAPLPPSSAADDHTPIECTLPLDDDDYLAIVVDFLEQLDVRLMGMLSMVQTKSFDELENEAHWLKGSGGTVGFPIFTEPALVLMNAAQGRNVRQCQEALRDVLAIRQRLVVPQTAPATPAE; encoded by the coding sequence ATGCCGAAATTCTACGCACGCCTGCCGATCCGAATTCGCCTGCCGCTGACGCTGGTCTGTCTGCTGACAGCCACGGTGCTGCTGGCCGATTGGATCGGGCTGTTGCCCGACAGCCGAAAACAGCTCGCCCGGGGACGTGTTTCGTTTTGTGAATCGCTGGCCGCCGCCGGCACCGCGATGGTCGCCGACGGAGATTCACGAAGCTTCGAATCGGTCGTCACCGCGCTGGTCGAGCGAAATCGCAGCCTCCGCTCGGTCCGATTGATCGACCCTGACGGCAACACCACGTTTCAAACCGCCGGGCACCCGCACGACTGGTCGCCGCTGCCCCAAGATCGTGATTCGAATTTCACCATCCCGATCTTTCGTTTCGGAAAACCTTGGGGGAACCTGCAGCTCGCGTTCACCGACCCCGCAGCCGAACTCGCCGCGTCACGCTACGGGGTCTGGGGACTGCTCGCCTTCTTGATCCCGATCAGCCTGCTCCAATACGCGTGGCTGCTGGAAACCATGCCGCCCTCACCGACACCCGCAGCCGGACCACCGGCAGCCGATCGCGAACCACCGACCTGCAACGCGGACGGTGCCGGCGAACGCCCCACTCCGCTATCCACTGCGTCGCGATCCACTGCGCCGCTCGTCCCCGAAGTGTCTGCACCCGGCGACGACAGATCCAGCGACGACACGCTGAAAGACTACCGATCCAGCGACGACACGCTCAGAGTCGGCCACCTCGAACGCCGCGGGCCCGAAGTGCCGCCGAGCGGACCGCCGATCCACACCACGCTGCCGATCGATGATGAAGAAATGCGTTGCATCGTTGTCAACTTCGTCGATCGCCTCGATGGCCGGCTGAGCGGCATGCAAGACGCACTGGATCACGCCGACTTCCAAACCTTGCGCAGCGAAGCCCACTGGCTGAAAGGCTCCGGGGGAACCGTCGGATTCGGCGATTTCACGATCCCGGCCAGGGAACTTGAGCACGCCGCCAAAGACCAGGACAGTCAAACGGCGCTGGACATCCTGCAACAGATCCATTCCATCCGATCACGCATCGTCCCCCCCGCTCCGCCCAGCGAACACCCAGAGCCGAGTGCCCCCCTACCGCCCAGCTCGGCGGCCGACGATCACACGCCCATCGAGTGCACGCTTCCCCTGGACGATGACGACTACTTGGCCATCGTGGTCGACTTCCTGGAACAGCTCGACGTGCGGCTGATGGGCATGTTATCGATGGTCCAAACCAAATCCTTTGACGAACTGGAAAACGAAGCCCATTGGCTCAAGGGTTCCGGCGGCACCGTTGGATTCCCAATCTTCACCGAACCCGCACTCGTGCTGATGAACGCGGCGCAGGGCCGGAATGTTCGGCAATGCCAAGAAGCGCTGCGCGACGTTTTAGCGATTCGCCAACGCCTGGTCGTGCCGCAGACAGCCCCCGCGACGCCCGCCGAATAA
- a CDS encoding tRNA (cytidine(34)-2'-O)-methyltransferase, with product MSEPTPPPHPAAPVAHVVLYQPEIPQNTGNIGRTCVAVGAKLWIVRPASFDFSDKRVRRAGLDYWKHLDLQAVDQWSDLVDALPPRRMFFFSRFATRSIWDETFQHGDSFVFGRETSGLPREIVGPDHPHALRVPTTGNVRSLNLATTVGIVLMEQQRQLIAGSSSAS from the coding sequence TCCCCACCCCGCCGCCCCGGTCGCCCACGTCGTGCTGTACCAACCGGAGATCCCTCAAAACACCGGGAACATCGGGCGGACTTGTGTGGCCGTCGGTGCAAAATTGTGGATCGTCCGCCCGGCCAGCTTCGATTTCAGCGATAAACGCGTCCGCCGCGCCGGGCTGGACTACTGGAAACACCTCGACCTTCAAGCGGTCGACCAATGGAGCGATCTGGTCGACGCGCTACCGCCCCGGCGGATGTTTTTCTTTTCCCGATTCGCCACGCGGTCGATCTGGGACGAGACCTTTCAACATGGGGACAGCTTTGTGTTTGGCCGCGAAACGAGCGGGTTGCCGCGCGAAATCGTCGGCCCCGATCACCCCCATGCCCTGCGTGTGCCGACCACCGGCAACGTCCGAAGTCTGAATTTGGCGACCACCGTCGGAATCGTGCTGATGGAACAACAACGCCAATTGATCGCCGGATCGTCATCGGCCTCTTGA
- a CDS encoding sensor histidine kinase, producing the protein MPNASQRDRSFNVLTHHSLTTRILTPLVVAATLAAIGVAWTSWTLGRRWAMEEMTERYRWIESAIGTSTFPLTPPVLHSLSQLTGTQWITVDQSGAVLSSTLPRETTATAALRLGESLGESLDESLDESLDELLSASLAGGTAGAAAGGPTQAPVDVVLGSTPFFAFAFHRRGAGAGSGRASAIVVLFAKQNVDAVARRAAVLPLLTGLSTIAVVSVLMFLLTSRLIGRLKRLETQVDRIAAGDFESELSDAGPDEIGRLAKAISAMADQLTALWEQINRQQSAKLLHQISGGMAHQLRNTLTGAKMAMELHQGKLDQMPDEEVRVALRQLEIAEEYVDRLLAFGRGQDSRDRPQRVGACLDDVRSTHQPIADHLRVELAWSIDASTQTVVVKDGASFSAAVSNLVLNAMQAGTKIAVSAGLDRPNRCVVSVTDNGPGVDPSVSQTLFDPFVTSKPEGLGLGLPLVKRTAESLGGSIRWRRESETTTFDLAVNVTQESQPNE; encoded by the coding sequence GTGCCAAACGCCTCCCAACGCGACCGTTCATTCAACGTGCTGACGCATCATTCACTGACCACCCGCATTCTGACGCCATTGGTGGTGGCCGCAACGCTCGCCGCGATCGGCGTCGCTTGGACATCGTGGACGTTGGGCCGTCGTTGGGCGATGGAGGAAATGACCGAACGCTACCGTTGGATCGAATCGGCGATCGGAACATCCACGTTTCCGCTGACCCCGCCGGTGCTGCACTCGCTCTCGCAATTGACCGGAACGCAATGGATCACCGTCGACCAATCGGGAGCGGTTCTGTCATCGACGTTGCCGCGGGAGACGACCGCCACGGCGGCCCTGCGGTTGGGCGAATCGCTGGGCGAATCGCTGGATGAGTCGCTGGATGAGTCGCTCGATGAGTTGCTGAGCGCATCGCTTGCCGGCGGGACCGCGGGGGCCGCCGCCGGCGGCCCCACGCAGGCTCCGGTGGACGTGGTGCTTGGATCGACCCCGTTTTTTGCGTTTGCGTTTCATCGTCGCGGGGCGGGTGCCGGCAGCGGCCGAGCATCGGCCATTGTCGTCTTATTCGCCAAGCAAAACGTCGATGCGGTCGCCAGGCGGGCGGCCGTGTTGCCGCTGTTGACGGGGCTGTCCACGATTGCCGTGGTCAGCGTGCTGATGTTCTTGCTGACCTCGCGATTGATCGGCCGACTGAAGCGACTGGAAACTCAAGTCGATCGGATCGCCGCCGGTGATTTTGAATCGGAACTTTCCGACGCGGGGCCCGATGAGATCGGACGGCTGGCCAAAGCGATCAGCGCGATGGCGGATCAGCTGACCGCGTTGTGGGAGCAGATCAACCGCCAACAGAGCGCCAAACTGTTGCACCAGATTTCTGGCGGGATGGCTCACCAGCTTCGCAACACACTGACCGGTGCCAAGATGGCGATGGAGCTGCATCAAGGGAAACTGGATCAAATGCCGGACGAGGAAGTCCGCGTGGCGCTTCGACAGTTGGAGATCGCCGAAGAGTACGTCGACCGATTGCTCGCATTCGGTCGTGGGCAAGATTCGAGGGATCGACCACAGCGGGTCGGCGCGTGTTTGGACGATGTGCGTTCGACGCATCAACCGATTGCCGATCATCTTCGCGTGGAATTGGCTTGGTCGATCGATGCGTCGACGCAGACCGTGGTCGTCAAGGACGGGGCGTCGTTTTCGGCCGCGGTGTCCAACTTGGTGCTCAACGCGATGCAGGCCGGGACCAAGATCGCAGTCAGCGCCGGTTTGGATCGGCCGAATCGATGTGTCGTGTCGGTCACCGACAATGGGCCTGGCGTTGACCCATCGGTTTCGCAGACACTGTTTGATCCCTTCGTCACGTCCAAACCCGAAGGCCTGGGGCTGGGGTTGCCGCTGGTGAAACGGACGGCCGAATCGCTGGGCGGGTCGATCCGTTGGCGGCGTGAGTCAGAGACAACGACGTTCGATTTGGCCGTGAACGTCACACAGGAGAGTCAGCCGAATGAGTGA
- a CDS encoding tetratricopeptide repeat protein: MPVLLEGTAVVIRNDALDRCLDGGASDFHTIAPNAMSFGDGELTQASFMSPRDAELFRDKLLLMGLCGDEDAPDMVLVDAHHQTMHPPCDWLQLMEYKGNLIASLAGNESGVVVAPESWDPDAGPTLQHMSADEVRNRLEFVRREERVDVYRDKQTGQLLYSARLHETAEELFRKSADVVLGNMRHPGQPPPSAEVQQSIREAIGRLQQLVSQRDDAWRVWFLLGKAWHAVDRIPRAILALERALEVVDEPQTIIYKELAGVLLAGGDTERACQTGEKAVALAPDDIELLGNLSIAYLLDGRVEIARKTLEHALSIRTDDTTNQFVMEKIKAVLEGRLPRPTTLAELEGGGPSTHPEATPRPKSNWIRGLIRRFSPSR, encoded by the coding sequence ATGCCGGTGTTACTTGAAGGCACGGCAGTGGTGATTCGCAACGACGCCTTGGATCGTTGTCTCGACGGCGGCGCGTCGGATTTCCACACGATCGCTCCCAACGCGATGTCGTTCGGCGATGGCGAGTTGACGCAGGCCAGTTTCATGTCGCCGCGCGATGCCGAACTGTTTCGGGACAAGTTGCTGTTGATGGGGCTCTGCGGAGACGAAGACGCGCCGGACATGGTTTTGGTCGATGCGCACCACCAAACCATGCATCCCCCCTGCGACTGGCTGCAGTTGATGGAGTACAAGGGGAATTTGATCGCCAGTCTGGCCGGCAATGAATCCGGTGTGGTGGTCGCTCCGGAGAGCTGGGATCCCGATGCGGGGCCGACACTGCAACACATGTCGGCTGACGAGGTTCGCAACCGGCTCGAGTTTGTCCGGCGTGAAGAGCGAGTCGACGTTTATCGCGACAAGCAGACCGGGCAATTGCTTTACAGTGCCCGGTTGCACGAGACCGCGGAGGAACTGTTCCGGAAATCTGCCGACGTGGTGTTGGGCAACATGCGGCACCCGGGGCAGCCGCCGCCATCGGCGGAGGTGCAACAGTCGATTCGCGAGGCGATCGGACGGCTGCAGCAATTGGTCAGCCAGCGAGACGATGCCTGGCGTGTCTGGTTTCTGCTCGGCAAGGCTTGGCACGCGGTGGACCGAATCCCCCGTGCGATTCTGGCCTTGGAGCGCGCCTTGGAGGTGGTCGATGAGCCCCAGACGATCATTTACAAGGAGCTTGCCGGTGTGCTGTTGGCCGGTGGCGACACCGAGCGGGCGTGTCAGACGGGTGAGAAAGCGGTCGCGTTGGCTCCCGATGACATCGAATTGTTGGGCAATCTTTCCATCGCCTACTTGCTGGACGGTCGAGTGGAGATTGCCCGCAAGACGCTGGAGCACGCCTTGTCGATCCGCACCGACGATACGACGAATCAGTTCGTGATGGAAAAGATCAAGGCCGTGTTGGAGGGGCGTTTGCCGCGGCCGACGACGCTTGCCGAGTTGGAAGGCGGCGGTCCGTCGACCCATCCGGAAGCGACACCGCGTCCCAAGTCGAACTGGATTCGCGGGTTGATCCGTCGATTTTCACCCTCGCGGTGA
- a CDS encoding serine/threonine-protein kinase: protein MNHDSTHVRDDDQAEIRDPVEALGEELLERRRRGEQVTTDQYARAHPELADQIRLQFPVMIALEKFKENTLSSTADPYDIEIDTPQELGDYHIIREIGRGAMGVVYEAEQQSLQRRVAVKVFPRQMLREARKLERFSRESKTAARLHHNNIVPVFGVGHHAGLHYFVMQRIDGIGLDEIIEQAKIRPRRDLSADETHAWRLGAGSTADSGSDRSIRRGRWFGHREGELPHIAAEPEPDSAAGEPGLGAAITSSFRRAANIGVQVADAIHYAHSQGVLHRDIKPSNLMIDPNGTVWVTDFGLATALQQAPSVDRNDIAGTLRFMAPEQLGGKHDTRSDLYSLGVTLYELITLQPAFVAGSKAGVVDRILRGEFQKPREVRPRIPRDLEAIVLKAMALRPEQRYANGRELADDLTRFIKRRPVRARRIGGIGRMVRWARRDPLAASLVGTLAVVIGTSFVLVSSKWREAVQERHRAETNLIVALESMDQILGRFTSSWMARPADLEPGPDDPAPGELQLLVSDHNASLMEDAIRFYDRFAVDNAPSPRLQRDTARVHKRAGDIYQRLGKYGKAERAYVRCLQILDQQDAGDDTSLVLIKAKVLNQLGLVKHSTSRFVEAEQQFLLARDALIAQAQKDPASCQAELARTFSNLGQSQWLMFHHNDAKRSHRTAVSILETLVDREPDHLSYQLALARAYRAYYPFASDRNSDERNHVKSAGIAILDELVLEHPQVPDYQCELAEILTATVRRSRRSDDSQEQIAQLQRGIKIARNLSDAYPAIPRYKVTLADALKTMGQLVDRSDSDAAIAYLNQAIHIYRSLTSNFPDVPAYHFLCAMALREHAQALFRIGRLDQSRASAEQAVEDLETYARLRSDNRMAWGMLARLYDQVAETSTAMQETDAAEAARGAALQIRQKWDVRRGR, encoded by the coding sequence ATGAATCATGACTCGACGCACGTCCGTGACGATGATCAGGCGGAGATTCGTGATCCGGTCGAGGCACTCGGCGAAGAATTGCTGGAACGCCGGCGCCGCGGGGAACAGGTGACGACGGACCAATACGCCCGCGCCCATCCGGAATTGGCCGATCAGATTCGTCTGCAATTTCCGGTCATGATCGCGTTGGAAAAGTTCAAAGAGAACACGTTGTCTTCGACCGCCGATCCCTATGACATTGAAATCGACACGCCGCAGGAGCTGGGCGACTATCACATCATTCGCGAGATCGGCCGCGGTGCGATGGGGGTGGTCTATGAAGCCGAGCAGCAAAGTCTTCAGCGGCGTGTGGCGGTCAAGGTTTTTCCCCGGCAAATGCTCCGAGAGGCCCGCAAGCTGGAGCGGTTTTCGCGCGAATCCAAGACGGCGGCGCGGTTGCACCACAACAACATCGTGCCCGTGTTTGGCGTCGGCCATCATGCCGGACTGCACTACTTTGTGATGCAGCGAATCGATGGGATCGGGCTGGACGAAATCATCGAGCAGGCCAAGATTCGGCCGCGTCGCGACCTTTCCGCCGATGAGACGCATGCCTGGCGTCTGGGGGCCGGCAGCACGGCGGACTCCGGCAGCGACCGCTCGATCCGGCGCGGCCGATGGTTCGGCCATCGCGAAGGCGAGCTTCCCCACATCGCCGCGGAGCCGGAGCCGGATTCGGCGGCGGGGGAGCCGGGATTGGGCGCGGCGATCACCTCCAGTTTTCGACGCGCGGCGAATATCGGGGTCCAGGTCGCCGACGCGATTCACTACGCACACAGCCAAGGCGTGCTGCACCGAGACATCAAGCCGAGCAATTTGATGATCGACCCGAACGGGACGGTTTGGGTGACCGATTTCGGGCTCGCGACGGCACTCCAGCAAGCCCCGTCGGTGGACCGAAACGACATCGCCGGGACGCTGCGGTTTATGGCGCCCGAGCAGCTCGGCGGCAAACACGACACGCGTAGCGATCTCTATAGCCTGGGGGTGACGCTGTACGAACTGATCACCCTGCAACCGGCGTTCGTCGCCGGCAGCAAGGCCGGGGTGGTGGACCGGATTCTGCGCGGTGAGTTTCAAAAGCCGCGTGAAGTGCGACCACGCATTCCCAGGGATCTGGAAGCGATCGTCCTCAAAGCGATGGCGTTGCGGCCGGAGCAACGCTATGCAAACGGACGCGAGTTGGCCGACGATTTGACGCGGTTCATCAAGAGGCGTCCGGTGCGTGCCAGGCGGATCGGCGGGATCGGGCGGATGGTGCGATGGGCGCGTCGCGATCCCTTGGCCGCTTCGTTGGTCGGCACGTTGGCGGTCGTGATCGGCACGTCGTTCGTTCTGGTCAGTTCGAAGTGGCGTGAAGCGGTGCAAGAGCGGCATCGGGCCGAAACCAATCTGATCGTTGCCTTGGAATCGATGGATCAGATCCTGGGGCGTTTCACATCCAGTTGGATGGCCCGTCCGGCCGATCTGGAACCCGGTCCCGATGATCCCGCACCCGGCGAGCTTCAGTTGTTGGTTTCCGATCACAACGCGTCGCTGATGGAAGACGCGATTCGGTTTTATGATCGATTCGCCGTCGACAACGCGCCCAGCCCTCGGCTGCAACGCGACACGGCGCGTGTCCACAAACGCGCCGGCGACATTTATCAGCGGTTGGGCAAGTACGGAAAAGCAGAACGCGCGTACGTTCGCTGTTTGCAGATTCTGGATCAACAAGATGCCGGTGATGACACGTCGTTGGTGTTGATCAAGGCCAAGGTGCTCAATCAATTGGGGCTGGTTAAACATTCGACCAGCCGGTTCGTTGAAGCGGAGCAGCAGTTCCTGCTGGCGCGGGACGCCCTGATCGCGCAGGCCCAGAAAGACCCGGCGTCCTGTCAAGCCGAATTGGCGCGGACGTTCAGCAACCTCGGCCAATCGCAATGGTTGATGTTTCACCATAACGATGCGAAACGCAGCCATCGCACAGCCGTCTCGATCCTGGAGACGCTGGTCGATCGCGAACCCGATCATTTGAGTTACCAGTTGGCCCTGGCGCGAGCCTATCGGGCCTATTACCCGTTTGCTTCGGATCGCAACAGCGATGAGCGAAACCATGTCAAGTCCGCCGGAATCGCCATCCTGGACGAGTTGGTGCTGGAACATCCACAGGTGCCCGACTATCAGTGCGAGCTGGCGGAAATCTTGACCGCAACGGTTCGGCGTTCGCGCCGGTCGGATGATTCCCAGGAACAGATCGCCCAACTTCAGCGTGGGATCAAGATCGCCCGCAATTTAAGTGACGCGTATCCCGCGATTCCTCGCTACAAGGTGACGCTGGCCGATGCGCTCAAGACGATGGGACAGTTGGTCGATCGTTCCGATTCGGACGCCGCGATTGCGTACTTGAATCAGGCGATCCACATCTATCGCTCGTTGACCAGCAACTTTCCCGACGTCCCCGCGTATCACTTTCTTTGCGCCATGGCGCTCCGCGAGCACGCGCAAGCCCTGTTCCGAATCGGGCGATTGGATCAGTCAAGGGCGAGTGCCGAGCAAGCGGTCGAAGACCTCGAAACCTATGCCCGACTCCGCTCCGACAATCGGATGGCCTGGGGCATGCTCGCCAGGCTCTACGATCAAGTTGCCGAAACCTCGACGGCGATGCAGGAGACCGATGCGGCCGAAGCGGCGCGGGGAGCAGCCCTGCAGATTCGTCAAAAATGGGACGTGCGCCGGGGGCGTTGA